The Pontibacter sp. SGAir0037 DNA segment CTGGCAGAGCATCCTAAACGATCTGCTCCTGCTTCGATTAACGCTTGCGCATCGGCAAATGTTTTTATGCCTCCCGATGCTTTTATTTTGATTTGGGCTGGCAGCGTGCGCCGCATTAATTTAATATCTTCCGCCCTGGCTCCACTTGCCGCAAAACCAGTAGAAGTTTTTACATAATCTACTCCGGCGGCAGTACAGATCTCACATGCTTTCACTATCTCTTCGGCTGAAAGTAGAGCTGTTTCTATGATCACTTTCAGTTCCGCCTCTTTTAAATGGCAGAATTTTGCCAGATCGCTCAGCTCATTCTCTACCTCCACGTATTGTCCGGATTTGAAGGCAGAAACATTCATGACAACATCTATTTCATTGGCACCGTCGGCAATGGCCTGGTGCGTTTCCAGGAACTTTACCTTGTGATGCTGGTAGCCCAGCGGAAACCCGATTACCGTGGCCAGCTTTACCTTTGTACCTGTACCCAATGTATCTTTTGCTAAAGCGACATAGCAGGGTGGAACGCAAACCGCAGCAAAACCATAGGTTTCAGCCTCGCGGCATAGTTGTACTATTTGCCCAGCTGTTGCCTCCGGCTTTAGCTGTGTATGGTCTATATGCGCTGCAATCTCTTCTCCTGACATAATCAGATGGTAGACTATAGAATTATTTAATTTGGACTAGCTGATGCCTTCCTCATAATAAGTGCAAAGATAGGAAGGGGATATAAAAAAACAGCCACTAATTTCTTAGTGGCTGCTCTGCTGATTTAGTCTTCTAACAGTACACACCGGTTATCTAACAGGTCTTGCTCAACGTTTTTATACTTAACGTCTTTCAAAACCCTGCCATCCATATACTGCACGCTTACCCGGTCGTTACGACCAGCTACTTTCTGCGAGTGAGCCGGCAATATTTTTTCCGGTGCAGGCGACTGCATAGTGGTGGAGCCGTTACTGCCTTCTAGTGAAGAGTGTACTTCTTCTTTTTTCTCGCGTAAGACAGGCGGCTTAGGTGCTGCAGGTTGAGGGCGTGGTGCCTGTACCTGATCCGGAGCCTGAATCGGAATATAAGCGTGGAAAAGGAAGTTAATCGTTTCTTCGTTTACCTTACCGATCATGCGCTTGAACAACTCAAAAGATTCGAACTTATACACCAAAAGCGGATCTTTCTGCTCGTAAACAGCATTCTGCACTACTTGCTTCAGGTCGTCCATCTGGCGAAGGTGCTCTGTCCAGGCCTGGTCAATTACTCCTAATGTAATCACTTTCTCCATCGAACGGATCAGCTCCATGGCATGTGATTCGTAGGCTTTGTTCAGGTTTGCCACCGCTGCTACCTGGCGTTTGCCGTCTGTAAACGGAACAGCCACATTCTCGATCATTGGTCCACGGTTCTGGTGAATGTCTGTAATGATAGGGTATGCATGTTCTGAAATCTGCTTGTTTTTATCCAGGTAATGGTTCAGTGCCTCGTTATACAGGCGCTCAGCCAGCTGGTTTGCAGAAACAGATTTGAAATCATCTTCTGTAATGGCAGTATCAATACCAAACACGCGGATAATATGCAGCTGGAAGTTTTCGTAGTCGCTGGAGTTTTTGTAGCTAACCACCATGTCTTCGCTGATATCATAAATCATGTTCCAGATATCCAGCTCCAGGCGCTCCCCATACAGGGCATTTCTGCGACGCTTGTAAACTACCTCACGCTGTGCGTTCATAACGTCGTCATACTCCAGCAAGCGCTTACGCTGGCCGAAGTTATTTTCTTCTACTTTCTTCTGTGCACGTTCTATTGAGTTCGTGATCATAGAGTGCTGAATTACCTCTCCTTCTTCCAGACCCATACGGTCCATCAGGCGGGCAATTCTATCTGAACCGAACAAGCGCATCAGGTTATCTTCCAACGATACAAAGAATTGTGAAGAACCCGGATCTCCCTGGCGACCAGAACGACCACGCAACTGGCGGTCTACACGGCGTGACTCGTGGCGCTCTGTACCAATGATAGCCAGACCACCTGCTGCTTTAGACTCTGGTGTAAGCTTAATATCGGTACCACGGCCAGCCATGTTGGTAGCAATGGTTACTGTACTTGGCTTACCAGCTTCTGCTACAATGTCGGCTTCTTTCTGGTGCAATTTCGCGTTTAGTACCTGGTGCTTAATTTTACGCAGGGTAAGCATGCGGCTCAGCAACTCCGAAATCTCAACCGAAGTAGTACCCACCAGCACAGGCCGGCCTTTTTCAGTAAGTTCTACAATTTCGTCGGCTACAGCATTATACTTCTCACGGGTGGTTTTGTAAACTTTATCGTGCTCGTCTTTGCGTTGGATTGGTTTGTTGGTAGGAATTACCACCACATCCAGCTTATAGATATCCCAGAACTCACCAGCCTCCGTTTCAGCAGTACCGGTCATACCAGCCAGCTTGTGGTACATACGGAAGTAGTTCTGCAGCGTAACCGTAGCATACGTCTGTGTTGCATCTTCTACTTTTACGTTTTCCTTCGCCTCTATTGCCTGGTGCAAACCATCCGAATAACGGCGGCCTTCCATCACACGCCCGGTCTGCTCATCTACAATCTTCACTTTATGATCTGGCGTTACGATATACTCTGTATCTTTCTCGAACAGCGTATATGCTTTCAGCAACTGGTTGATTGTATGCACACGCTTCGACTTCTCCTGGAAATCGGCGATTAATTGCTCTTTTCTGTGCAGTTGCTCCTCATTAGACAAAGATTTATTGTTCTCTATATTGGCAATCTCTGTACCGATGTCTGGCAGAATAAACAGGTTCGGATCTTCGCCCTGGCCTGTGATCAGGTCAATACCTTTTTCGGTAAGCTCGATCTGGTTATGCTTTTCATCAATAGTGAAGAAAAGCGGCTCATCAGCCTCAGGCATCATGCGGGAGTTGTCCTGCAGGTAGTGGTTTTCTACCTTCTGCATGATGGCTCTGTTACCTGTCTCACTTAAAAACTTAATAAGCGGCTTACTCTTAGGCAGACCACGGTAAGCTCTGAAAAGAGATAATCCGCCGTCTTTATCATTTCCTTCTTTGATCAAGCGTTTTGCATCGGTAAGGAAATTATTAACCAGCTTGCGCTGCGCCTCTACCAGCATGGCAATACGTGGTTTCAGCTGATAGAACTCATGCTCATCGCCACGCGGCACAGGACCAGAAATGATCAGGGGAGTACGGGCATCGTCAATCAACACAGAGTCTACCTCATCGACCATGGCATAGTGGTGCTTGCGCTGCACAAGGTCTTTAGGCTCACGCGCCATGTTATCACGCAGGTAATCGAAGCCAAATTCGTTGTTGGTGCCGTAGGTAATATCGGCACGGTAGGCATTACGGCGTGCCTCAGAGTTTGGCTGGTGTTTATCTATACAGTCGATGGTAATGCCATGGAACTCAAATAAAGGAGCCATCCATTCAGAGTCACGGCGTGCCAGGTAATCGTTTACAGTTACCACGTGTACGCCACGCTTAGACAGTGCGTTAAGGAAGGCCGGAAGAGTTGCCACTAACGTTTTACCTTCACCAGTTGCCATTTCGGCAATCTTACCCTGGTGCAGCACAATACCACCGATCAGCTGCACATCGTAGTGCAACATTTCCCAGGTTATTTCATTACCTGCTGCTGTCCATTTGTTTGCCCAGATGGCTTTATCACCATCAATCTGCACGTTAGGTTTACGGGCCGCCAGTGTACGGTCAAAATCATTGGCGGTAACAACTAACTGGCCGTTCTCTTTCCAACGGCGCGAAGTTTCTTTTACAATAGCAAAGGCTGCCGGCAATACCTCCATCAGTACTACTTCCAGCTCTTTGTTACGGTTCTTCTCCAGCTCATCAATTTCAGAGAATATATTCTCTTTCTGCACAATATTTAGTTCAGGCTCATCGGCAATGCGCTTGTGCAAGGCAGCAATATTTTCGTCGATAGGCTTTAAGCGCTCATCAATAATGGCTTTCACCTCTACTGTTTTATGGCGAAGCTCATCATCAGACAAGCTGGCAAGTCTGCCGTATTCTTCGTTTATCTGAGATACGTAGGGTATAACACCCTTGATATCTTTGTCGGACTTGGTTCCGAATATTTTCGCAACGGTTTTACCGAAAAAATCAAACATCTGTATTGTTGTTCTTAAATGAAATCCTGTGTTTGCAATATCGTCAAAATTAGCTGTTTTTTTGAGATATTCATTGTTATGTACTAAAACAATACCACATTAACAGCCACATAGGTTATCTGCCATATTTGCCGGAGTAAAGAGGCTTCTTTTCCTGCTATATCTATTTAACCTAAAGTTCATGCCATAAAAGGTAAGAGGTGGCAATGTGGCAGTAAATATTAACAATTTATAACCAAAACAGCCGGGTATAAAGTTTCAGTAAAGTCCTTTAGAATAATAGCTGAAATTCAACTACATCTTCCCAGCCCTCCGGCAACCGGAGCCATTGCTTTCGTACGCCAACTTCTGTAAAACCTGCTTTTCGGAAAAGGTGGATGCTCGGCAGATTGCCCGCCGAAACTGAACAATACAACTGGTGCAATTGTAATGTAGCGCGGCAGTACTGCAGAAGCAAGTCAAGCGCCTCAGCAGCATGCCCTTTACCTCTGTTCTCACGCTCTACCATAATGCCAATACCCGCTCTTTGGTGCAGAGGTTCAAAATCATACAGATCGATAGCACCAATGGCCCTGTGCTCCAGGTTGCAGATAACCAGGCGAAGTTGTTTGATGCTGTAAATATCGAGGGTAGCATTTTCGAGGTAGGCCTCCAGCACAAATTTAGAATAAGGCGTAAGGGTATTGCCGATATGCCATACAGCTATATCATTTTCCAGGGCATATAAAAAGTCAAGGTCAGCAGGTTCTAAAGCGCGTAAATAAGTATTATCGGACTTTAGAAACATACTGACCTTGTTTATATTTTCTGTTTAAAGGGCTACAGTACCTGAATAAACTAATTTGGCCGGGCCAATAAGGTAAATCTGGTGAAAGCCTTCTCCGGCACGTTTAAAAGTAACCTGCAGTTCGCCCCCGAGTGTTTTTACCGAAACAGGGCTTTCTGCTCCCTCCATACCGGCAACGAGCGCACATGCCGTTACACCTGTACCGCAGGAAAGAGTTTCGTCCTCCACACCACGCTCGTAAGTACGCACGTAGATTTCATTTTCAGAAAGACGTTCTACAAAATTAACGTTTGTGCCTGCTGCTCTAAACCTGTCGTTGTAGCGCACGGCACGGCCATCGGCAAATGCATCCAGCTCCTGCACATTCTCTACAAAACGCACATAATGCGGAGAACCTGTATTCAGGAAATAATCTTCTCCAACCTGCTCTACACTTGCCACATCGTTCATTTTGAGGTGAATTAAATCACGCTCTACACTTGCCTGATGCTCTCCGTCGGCTGCTAGAAAGTGTGCCACATCTTCTATTAAGCCTAACTGGCGGGCAAAACGCACGGCACAACGTGCTCCGTTCCCACACATAGAGCCTAAACGGCCATCTGCGTTAAAGTATACCATCTCGAAATCGTACTCGGGATGATCCTGCAAAAGAATAAGGCCATCGCTGCCAATGCCCATGCGCCTGTCGCAAAGGCGGTTAACTAAAGCTTCGTCTTTAGCCGGAAAAGTGAGCTTACGGTTATCGACCATTACAAAATCGTTACCCGTGCCCTGGTATTTGTAAAAGTTTAATGCCATGTTTTATAAACATTTAAAACTGCAGATACGTGCCTTTTTCAGGTTCCATCTATTAGTAGTACTTTTGTAGCCACTATTGGCACGTAGCCTGATATAAACAGCAAAGATATGTATTCCTTTTTAACAACAGAAAACTGGCCCGACTATGAATTAATAGATTCAGGAAATTTTGAAAAGCTGGAGCGGTTTGGCCAATATTATGTGGCACGCCCTGAGCCCCAGGCTATTTGGGATAAGCACCTGCCGGAGCAGGAGTGGCAGCGCATGGTACAGGCCTACTTTAAGCGCGACAAGGGCAGCTCGGAAAAAGGGCAGTGGCAGTTAAAGAAGGGGATGCCGGAGCAATGGTATATCAACTACCAGTACAACGATATGAAATTACGCTTCCGGTTAGGCTTATCGTCTTTTAAACATGTAGGCTTGTTTCCGGAGCAGGATAACAACTGGAAGTTTATTTACGACACGACCCGCAAACTGAAGACGCAACAGCCAAAAGTACTGAACATGTTTGCCTATACAGGTGCGGCCTCACTGGCTGCTAAAGCCGCAGGTGCCGACATTACCCATCTGGATTCTGTAAAGCAGGTAAACTTTTGGGCACGTGATAACATGGAAGCCAGCAACCTCGACAATATTCGCTGGATTGTTGAAGACGCCATGAAATTTGCCCGCCGCGAAGTAAAACGCGGGAACACTTATAATGGGATTATACTAGACCCACCAGCCTATGGGCGTGGACCGAATGGCGAAAAGTGGCAGCTAGAAGATGAACTGAATGAGCTGATAAAGCTATGCCAGCAGATGTTGGATAAAACAGACTACTTCCTGCTGATAAACCTGTACTCCCTGGGCTTCTCGGCCCTAATCCTGAATAACCTGATGCGCCTGACTTTTGGAGATCAGATCAGAAATGAGGAATTGGGAGAAATTTACCTGCATGATAGAGGGGAACGTAAACTACCCTTAGGCACTTTCTTCAGGTTTACCTCTGCTAAATAGCAGCACTTTTCTTAAATTCCACCAGTGGCTTCAGGCTTGCCTGGCACATATTAATGTAAAAACCTGAAGCCACTTTTTATTTTTTAAGTAACCCGTAAAGTTGAACAAAGAAGCCCTGTTATATACTAGTGTGGGCTCTTTACCTGAATTTTCTGGTTAAACTTTACCTTATTCTTGAACCGAAACAGCCGTGTGAAGTAGCTGCCGGTTCAGAAGCATAAACATGAAAAAGCTAATCAAAAAATTACCTTTTCTGTTAATCATCCTGCTGCAGACCTCTTTCTTGCTGGCCATAGTGCTTGAGAAATTAAACATTGTTCCAATTCTGATCTTTGTAGTAGCCATCTCTATTTTAGTGCTGATAGCTTACACTAAAGTACCCACACATCAGGATAAACACTTAAGAGAAGACTTCTTTGCAGTGGTGTTTGTCGTGCTGGGAGCTGTGTTAACCTTCTACCTCAATGTAACTATTCAACTGGGTCCGGTGATTGCAGCAGGAACAACAGGTACTATCGCTTCCTTTATCCCGGAGTTAAATAGAAAGTCAGTTTTATTAAGAGAGGTTCCTGCTTCTGCTTATTGCGGTGCTTTTGTAGGCATGTCCAGCCCGAGTATAGCCGGCAATATTGTGTTTATACTTTTTGCCAGCTTTGTAGCCGGACTACTTCTTGTCTTCTCAAAAAATATTTTCAGAGGGTTTGGCGGCAAACTTGGCACCATAGCTTTCGGAGGCGTGGCTGTAGCTTATATTATTATCTTTCTTTTCCTTTCATGAAATGAACGCAGCTATTTTAATTATAACGGGGGCTTTTGCTGCTGTATGCACTTATGTTTTCAACGAGAAATTGAGGCAGGGCCCTGTGCGCTCCTCTGCTGCTTTATCATTATCTGTAGGATTGTTTTTCTACTTCTTCCCGAACCTGCTTTCAGGGTATCTTACCACAAATATTCCGATTGTCTTTATAGGATCTTCCTTTATCGGCATGGTTTCGTCAAGCGTGGTTCATAATTATTATATTATAGCTACCTCCGGTGTCATTTTCTCCCTTATTTACCTGAACACCAGCAAATTTTTCACAGGTTACGGGGGAACACTGGGCACTGCTGCTTGCATCTCACTATTGGTGGCCATCAGTTTACCTTTCTTCTTAAACAGAAAAAAGATAAGCAACGGATACCTGGTACTCAGGAAACTGATCTTTCATAAGAATAAAGCGAAAAGCAGGTAAGACCGGCGTGTGGCACTTGCATCAGGCGCTTCGGATCAATATCTTGCAGATAAACTCGTAATTTCAATTCTCAAATTTCCGCATCATGAACAAACGCCTGGCGCTTATTGATATGGGTACTAATACATTTCACCTGCTTATTACAGAGGTAGATGAAAACGGCATCAGGAAAGACCTTGTAAAAACAAAGCTTCCTGTAAGGTTGGGGCAAGGCGGAATAAGCAATGGCGCCATAGCACCAGAGGCCTATGAACGGGCACTGAAAACACTGCGGGATTTCAGAACTCAAATTGATGCCCACGAGGTAGATACAGTGCGGGCTATGGCCACCAGCATGGTGCGCAACGCTTCCAATGGAGATGATTTTGTTAAAGATATTTATAAGCAAACCGATATACAGGTAGAGGTTATTTCAGGTGAACGCGAAGCAGAATTGATTTACTATGGCGTACGGTCTGCCGGGGTGCTGGATGAAAAAACTGCCCTTATCATTGATATAGGTGGCGGTAGCATAGAATTTATAATCTGCAACGAAGATGCTATCTTCTGGAAGCGCAGCTTTGAAATAGGTGCTCAGCGGCTTATGGATATGTTTTTTCAACAAGATCCTATACCAGCTGAAAGTATAGCAGCAGAAAAAGATTACCTGAAAGAGAAACTACAGCAGCTTTCTGAAGCAGTAGCCATGCATAAGCCGATGGTTTTGGTAGGCTCTTCGGGTACGTTCGATACACTTTGCGATATTGACGCACTTCGGAAAGGCGATACTTCCCGTATACAAAAACAGCCAGCAGCTTCTTCTATATCTCTCGAAGATTTTTATGCTGTGCACCACGACCTGCTTCGCAAAAACCACGACGAACGATTAGCAATACCTGGCATGCTGGAAATGCGGGTTGACATGATCGTGCTGGCCAGTATAGTAGTAGATTTTATTTTAGAAACATATCAGTTGGAAGAGATAAGGGTTTCCGCCTATGCCCTGAAAGAGGGAGTGCTACAACAGGCGCTGCAATTTGAGGATCTGTAAATGATATAGGTATAATTTGTGCTGCCTGAACCACCATTTTTATACGCTTAGCACCAAGTGAAAAGGCCTCTGATATTTTCACTTAGAAAAATCAGAGGCCTTTTTATAGCTGTTCCCTGAAGACAACACAAACCTACCCCTTCGCCAGCCTCTTTTTCTCTTTCTCATAGGCTTTGCCTAGCTGCTTCAGCTTTTTGTTGCCGTTGGTATAGGTAGCTGACAGCGCTTTGGGAGTACCTGCAGCCCCAGCCGATGCATCTTTTAGTGCCAGCTGTTTACCTAACTGCTGCTGTACCTTTTTTGTTTTCCCTTTGCTATAGCCTTTATCCAGAAGCGATGTCAGAAGTTGCATAGCAATTTTTTCCTGCTGCCTGTTAGCATAATAACCAATTACAGCGGCTGTAAAAGACTGTTTTTGGTTATCTCTTGCAAAGTTGAACAATGAGATATGATTTAAGCCAAACTTGCCAACCTGTTCGGCTAAATAGTACTTTTCTGCTTCTTCATAGGCAGCGATAGCCTCAGTAAACCTGCTTTTAGTAACCAAATGGTTAATGTTCTCCAGCATTTGCTGATAACTCACGGCTTTGGCTATAGCCATTCGTCCGTCGGTGGCCGTAAACGTTGCAATATTGCAGGCAGGCATTCCTGCCGCCACTTTTAATGCAGCCTGGTATGCCTGATCTGCAGCCAGGTACTTTTTCCCTTTTACAAGCTCCCTGGCATTCTCCTGATGCTTATCATAAGCAGCTTGCGTATTAATACACTCCTGCGTCTGAATGCGCTCTGTCAGCTGCTTATAGCGGTCAACAACTTCTTTATCCTGCTCCAGGGCAAACCTGTTTTGCATATCCAGTGCTATGGAGGCAGTAGCACGAGCATCAGCCAGGCTGTTTCGCATTGCCTGCTCATACCCCTGGCGGAGTTTCTCTATCAATACAGGTTTAGCAGCCTGTTGTGCTAATGGACCAAGCTCTCTTACCGGCTGAAAAGCATAAGTATGCTCTAAATCCAGCGCCGCCTCAAACTGATAGAGCGCCTCCTGATAATTTCGGGCACTTAAGTATACTTTACCCTGGTCGATGTGGCGCAGGTAGTACTGTTGCTTTACTTTATTCTGCAGCTCATCTGCTTCACGGGCATCGGCTAAAACATGTTTGTAATCTCTCTGAAACGTCTGGGCATCACTTGCGGCACGCTCCGCATTCACTAAATCGTTACGGGATAAAAACCGACGGCCATCCTCTACAATAGCGCGGTATGCACCGTACGCTGCTCTGCCCTCTCCCTCATTTAAAGCAGGTAAATTGCAGCGTAAGCCCCCGATGGCGCTACAGAAGTTTCTTGCCTGCCCAAATGTCGCCAAAGCACTTTGGTAATCGCCCCGGCTGGTAAAGTTATTTCCATTTACAATGTAGGCTCCATAGATATCTTGTGCCAATGCCAGGCCTATTTGTGCCGTCTGCGGATCTATACGCATGCGCGTCATGATATCGAGTGTGCGTGTGGCGGCCTCTTTTATATAGCCATTTATA contains these protein-coding regions:
- a CDS encoding phosphatase: MNKRLALIDMGTNTFHLLITEVDENGIRKDLVKTKLPVRLGQGGISNGAIAPEAYERALKTLRDFRTQIDAHEVDTVRAMATSMVRNASNGDDFVKDIYKQTDIQVEVISGEREAELIYYGVRSAGVLDEKTALIIDIGGGSIEFIICNEDAIFWKRSFEIGAQRLMDMFFQQDPIPAESIAAEKDYLKEKLQQLSEAVAMHKPMVLVGSSGTFDTLCDIDALRKGDTSRIQKQPAASSISLEDFYAVHHDLLRKNHDERLAIPGMLEMRVDMIVLASIVVDFILETYQLEEIRVSAYALKEGVLQQALQFEDL
- the dapF gene encoding diaminopimelate epimerase; protein product: MALNFYKYQGTGNDFVMVDNRKLTFPAKDEALVNRLCDRRMGIGSDGLILLQDHPEYDFEMVYFNADGRLGSMCGNGARCAVRFARQLGLIEDVAHFLAADGEHQASVERDLIHLKMNDVASVEQVGEDYFLNTGSPHYVRFVENVQELDAFADGRAVRYNDRFRAAGTNVNFVERLSENEIYVRTYERGVEDETLSCGTGVTACALVAGMEGAESPVSVKTLGGELQVTFKRAGEGFHQIYLIGPAKLVYSGTVAL
- the secA gene encoding preprotein translocase subunit SecA: MFDFFGKTVAKIFGTKSDKDIKGVIPYVSQINEEYGRLASLSDDELRHKTVEVKAIIDERLKPIDENIAALHKRIADEPELNIVQKENIFSEIDELEKNRNKELEVVLMEVLPAAFAIVKETSRRWKENGQLVVTANDFDRTLAARKPNVQIDGDKAIWANKWTAAGNEITWEMLHYDVQLIGGIVLHQGKIAEMATGEGKTLVATLPAFLNALSKRGVHVVTVNDYLARRDSEWMAPLFEFHGITIDCIDKHQPNSEARRNAYRADITYGTNNEFGFDYLRDNMAREPKDLVQRKHHYAMVDEVDSVLIDDARTPLIISGPVPRGDEHEFYQLKPRIAMLVEAQRKLVNNFLTDAKRLIKEGNDKDGGLSLFRAYRGLPKSKPLIKFLSETGNRAIMQKVENHYLQDNSRMMPEADEPLFFTIDEKHNQIELTEKGIDLITGQGEDPNLFILPDIGTEIANIENNKSLSNEEQLHRKEQLIADFQEKSKRVHTINQLLKAYTLFEKDTEYIVTPDHKVKIVDEQTGRVMEGRRYSDGLHQAIEAKENVKVEDATQTYATVTLQNYFRMYHKLAGMTGTAETEAGEFWDIYKLDVVVIPTNKPIQRKDEHDKVYKTTREKYNAVADEIVELTEKGRPVLVGTTSVEISELLSRMLTLRKIKHQVLNAKLHQKEADIVAEAGKPSTVTIATNMAGRGTDIKLTPESKAAGGLAIIGTERHESRRVDRQLRGRSGRQGDPGSSQFFVSLEDNLMRLFGSDRIARLMDRMGLEEGEVIQHSMITNSIERAQKKVEENNFGQRKRLLEYDDVMNAQREVVYKRRRNALYGERLELDIWNMIYDISEDMVVSYKNSSDYENFQLHIIRVFGIDTAITEDDFKSVSANQLAERLYNEALNHYLDKNKQISEHAYPIITDIHQNRGPMIENVAVPFTDGKRQVAAVANLNKAYESHAMELIRSMEKVITLGVIDQAWTEHLRQMDDLKQVVQNAVYEQKDPLLVYKFESFELFKRMIGKVNEETINFLFHAYIPIQAPDQVQAPRPQPAAPKPPVLREKKEEVHSSLEGSNGSTTMQSPAPEKILPAHSQKVAGRNDRVSVQYMDGRVLKDVKYKNVEQDLLDNRCVLLED
- a CDS encoding GNAT family N-acetyltransferase translates to MFLKSDNTYLRALEPADLDFLYALENDIAVWHIGNTLTPYSKFVLEAYLENATLDIYSIKQLRLVICNLEHRAIGAIDLYDFEPLHQRAGIGIMVERENRGKGHAAEALDLLLQYCRATLQLHQLYCSVSAGNLPSIHLFRKAGFTEVGVRKQWLRLPEGWEDVVEFQLLF
- the deoC gene encoding deoxyribose-phosphate aldolase, yielding MSGEEIAAHIDHTQLKPEATAGQIVQLCREAETYGFAAVCVPPCYVALAKDTLGTGTKVKLATVIGFPLGYQHHKVKFLETHQAIADGANEIDVVMNVSAFKSGQYVEVENELSDLAKFCHLKEAELKVIIETALLSAEEIVKACEICTAAGVDYVKTSTGFAASGARAEDIKLMRRTLPAQIKIKASGGIKTFADAQALIEAGADRLGCSASIQIISHE
- a CDS encoding class I SAM-dependent methyltransferase gives rise to the protein MYSFLTTENWPDYELIDSGNFEKLERFGQYYVARPEPQAIWDKHLPEQEWQRMVQAYFKRDKGSSEKGQWQLKKGMPEQWYINYQYNDMKLRFRLGLSSFKHVGLFPEQDNNWKFIYDTTRKLKTQQPKVLNMFAYTGAASLAAKAAGADITHLDSVKQVNFWARDNMEASNLDNIRWIVEDAMKFARREVKRGNTYNGIILDPPAYGRGPNGEKWQLEDELNELIKLCQQMLDKTDYFLLINLYSLGFSALILNNLMRLTFGDQIRNEELGEIYLHDRGERKLPLGTFFRFTSAK